In Opitutales bacterium, the following proteins share a genomic window:
- a CDS encoding phosphonate ABC transporter ATP-binding protein: protein MLEVNHLTKTVKGGESILNGVSFRVEAGEFVGVLGPSGAGKSLSIRCVLGLTRATSGEIHFRDSKERVYHLTELSGRKLRYARMKMGVIFQGSNLVRRLTVLENVMLGRLARISPWRSWLYGFTDKEARRAMKALNQIGMADCAGRLTGSLSGGEMQRIAIARAINQNPALYIADEPVSSLDPKNARAIMRLLAPLAAEKGVLGVFHQPDLVARFCTRMIGLRDGRVVYDGRPSTDADLLRDIYGEELDELADISNLSLHEEDPFEVSA from the coding sequence ATGCTCGAAGTAAATCATCTCACGAAGACTGTTAAGGGCGGTGAATCCATCCTAAATGGAGTCTCTTTCCGGGTTGAAGCGGGTGAATTTGTCGGCGTGTTGGGGCCGAGTGGAGCAGGAAAGTCTCTGTCTATTCGCTGCGTCTTAGGACTGACTCGGGCGACTTCCGGGGAGATACATTTTAGAGACAGTAAAGAACGGGTCTACCACTTGACCGAGCTCAGTGGACGCAAGCTGCGTTATGCGCGGATGAAGATGGGGGTGATTTTCCAGGGCTCTAACCTGGTGCGCCGGCTGACTGTTTTGGAAAATGTCATGCTGGGTCGTTTGGCGCGGATATCCCCCTGGCGTAGCTGGTTGTATGGGTTCACCGATAAGGAGGCGCGCCGGGCTATGAAAGCTCTGAACCAGATCGGCATGGCAGACTGTGCGGGACGGCTTACTGGATCGCTCTCAGGGGGCGAGATGCAGCGCATCGCCATTGCCCGCGCCATCAATCAAAACCCGGCCCTCTATATCGCAGATGAACCCGTTAGCAGCCTCGACCCTAAGAATGCCCGTGCCATCATGCGCCTTTTGGCACCGCTCGCAGCAGAGAAGGGGGTGCTCGGTGTTTTTCATCAGCCCGACCTAGTGGCCAGGTTTTGCACACGCATGATCGGCTTGCGCGATGGGCGTGTCGTGTATGACGGTCGACCTAGCACGGATGCCGATCTCTTGCGGGATATTTATGGGGAAGAACTCGACGAACTGGCGGACATCTCAAACTTGTCGCTCCACGAGGAAGACCCCTTTGAGGTGAGCGCATAA
- a CDS encoding phosphate/phosphite/phosphonate ABC transporter substrate-binding protein gives MSAFLYRVGIASTLLLCASFFAGCVTSEPETLVQENGEVWPAKIRMALTPSQDDPEGRITRFTDLAEYLSEQLGIEVELIRATNYGPVIEAMRADKIDLAQGGSFMYMIAYEKAGVEALATRGSLGGARNHYSTLIATSPETGITSMDDLIAGAENYTLAFVDAASTSGHLVPRGYFESRGVNPEDTFKEVVFTQTHLNAVMATVAAKVDAATINDRTYKRFLRDGRIQPDDLVVLWESDDIPTSPVFARKELPEGLKRAIQDAYVNLHLRDPELLEDFRHRAMRPELIWVPATDDMWDGLREIAYNIDTMTLLSGGN, from the coding sequence ATGAGTGCGTTTCTCTACAGAGTCGGTATCGCGAGCACGCTTTTGCTTTGTGCGTCTTTCTTTGCCGGATGCGTTACCAGCGAGCCTGAGACCCTCGTGCAAGAAAATGGCGAGGTGTGGCCTGCGAAGATTCGCATGGCGCTGACGCCTTCTCAGGATGACCCCGAGGGGCGGATCACCCGTTTTACCGATCTAGCTGAATACCTCAGTGAGCAGTTGGGCATCGAGGTCGAGCTCATCCGCGCGACGAATTACGGCCCGGTGATCGAGGCGATGCGTGCCGATAAGATTGATTTGGCGCAGGGCGGATCGTTTATGTATATGATCGCCTACGAAAAGGCGGGGGTCGAAGCGCTGGCGACGCGCGGTTCTCTCGGTGGTGCGCGCAACCACTACAGCACCCTGATCGCAACGAGTCCCGAAACTGGGATTACCTCTATGGACGATCTGATCGCGGGGGCTGAGAACTACACCCTCGCATTTGTCGATGCGGCTTCTACGTCGGGACACCTCGTGCCGCGCGGTTACTTTGAAAGCCGGGGCGTGAACCCAGAAGATACCTTTAAAGAGGTGGTCTTCACCCAAACTCATCTCAATGCCGTGATGGCGACCGTGGCAGCAAAGGTCGATGCCGCCACGATCAACGACCGCACCTATAAACGGTTTCTTCGTGATGGTCGTATCCAGCCTGATGATCTGGTGGTGCTTTGGGAATCTGACGATATTCCTACCTCTCCGGTCTTCGCGAGGAAGGAGCTTCCGGAAGGCCTAAAGCGCGCGATTCAAGATGCCTACGTGAACTTGCACCTGAGAGATCCCGAGCTGCTGGAAGACTTTCGTCACCGTGCGATGCGCCCTGAGCTGATCTGGGTCCCGGCGACCGACGACATGTGGGATGGGTTGCGAGAGATCGCCTATAACATCGACACGATGACGCTGTTGAGCGGTGGCAATTAG